The DNA window CTTGCTGTGGTGGTGCTTTCGCGACTACAGCGCCCGGCCGCGCGCCGGACCGCCATGACCACGGCATCGGTATTCGTTGTGGCCGTCGGGCTTTCCCGGTGGTATCTCGGCGTGCACTGGCCGACCGATATCCTCGGCGGCTGGTGTATCGGCGCGCTGTGGCTGGCGCTCTGTCTGGCGGCGTACCGCTACTTGGTGACCAAAGCCGGTGTGGTGCAGGTGGCCTCGGAGACATTGGGAATGCAGACGCCCGCGGCCTCCGACAGCAGTAGTGCCCCGCCGACCAGCGCGGCGACGGCGATCGCGCCGAATACCAGCACCCACAGCAGTGCGGGCAAATGGGTGAGTCGCGCCAGCTGATCGGCGTCGGAGTCCGCGCCCTGCGGCATTCTCGAGCGCCGGGCCCGCCCGCGCTGCAACTCGACGACCGGCCGGGTGCCCGCCAGCAGCAGGAACCACGCGCCCAGGTAGGCGAAACCCGCCTGCACCGTATCGGTCCCGAACCAGGACACCGCGAAGACGATGGCGCCCAAGCCGAATACCGTCAGCAGCCCGTAGAAATTGCGCACCTTGATCAGGACGGCGGCGAGCAGGACGATCGCGGTCCAGAGCATCAGGGTGATCCGGTTCGCGCCGAGCAGCGCGGCGAAGACCAGACCGAGCAGCGGTGGCGATGGATAGCCGGCCATCGCGGTCAGAATCATGCCGAGGCCGTAGGGCTTACCGCTCGATACCGTCAGGCCGGAGGTGTCCGAATGCAGCGTGATGCTGTTCAGCCGGCGACCGGTCAGCAGCGCGAACAGCGCGTGGCCGCCCTCGTGCGCGATGGTGACCACATTGCGGGTGATCCGCCACAGCGGGCTGTATCCGACCAGAATCAGCGCCGCTACTCCGGTCGCGACGACCAACCACCATGGCGGCGCTGCCTGGGTTGTGGTGAGCCGGTCCGCGATGGACGCGCCGCGCTCGACGAATTCCGCTGTATGCACCGCCGCACCTTATCCGGCCGCGGCGAGCTTCGCTGGGTCGTCGCGAGCGAGTGAGCTCACACAGTGACGATCTCGCCGAGGGCCGCCGATCGACGCGCGGCGTCGAGCAATCGCAGCGTGGTCACGGCGTCGCGCGGGTCGACGGGAACGGGCGCGCCGTCGAGAATCGCGGCGGCCATGGCGGAGTAGAACGCCGGATAGTCGCCCGCGAGCGTCGGGAAGGGGCCGATCTCGGGTTCCGCGCCCAGCAGGCCCCACCGTTCGGATTCGACTGTGCCCCAAGGCCCGTCACCGTCATCGGGTCGGCGACCGGCCCGCAGCGCATCCTCCTGCGGATCCAATCCATAAGTGACATAACCGGCTTCGGAACCGAGCACCCGCAACCGCGGCCCCAGCTGTGGTGTCACCGCGCTCATCCATAAGTGCGACCGCACGCCGCAGGTGTGGGTGAGTGCGACGAAGGCGTCGTCATCGGTCTGGATTCCCGGCCGTCGCCGATCCAATTCGCCGTAGACCGAGTGCACCGGACCGAACAGCGTCACCGCCTGGTCGATCAAATGGCTGCCGAGGTCGAACAGCAGACCGGCCCCCTCATCCACGGAGCCGATCTCGCGCCAGCCACCCTTGGGCACCGGCCGCCACCGCTCGAACCGGGATTCGAACCGCCGCACCTCACCGAGTCGGCCGTCCGAGATCAGTTGCCGTACGGTCCGGAAATCGCCGTCCCAGCGCCGATTCTGGAACACCGACAGCGCCACCCCGGCTTGCTCGGCCCGTGCGATCAGATCCTCGCCCTCGGCCGCATTCACCGTGAACGGCTTGTCGACGACCACCGGCAGTCCGGCGTCCAAGGCCTGCCGGGCGAGGGGTGCGTGCGTCCGATTCGGCGTCGCGATCACCACCAGATCGATCGCCGCGATATCGGCGAACAACTCGTCCGCGCTCGCGACGACCCGTACTCCGGGATGTTCGCGCCGCGCCTGCTCGGCGCGCTCGGCCGATGCCGTGACCACCGTCGCCACCCGCATCCGCGGCTGCGCGGCGATCAACGGCGCGTGGAAGACCGACCCGGCCAAGCCGTATCCGACAATGGCGACCTGCAGGCTGCTCATCTGCCCGACGCTACCGTCGCGTGCACCGCTGGTCGTACGCCAGGCGCCCAGATCGGCGAGAGATGACGCGACAACTAAACGGAGTATCGATCTCCGTTTTCGGTTAGGATTACCTATGTCGAGATCCCCGGAGTTCCACCTTCCAAGCAAGGGGCGAGTCCATGACCGAGAGTGATGCAGTAACGCAGTTCGATCCGGCGAAGATTGATTTCGAACAGGCCTATCAGGACAAGACCCTCATCGAGGGCGTCGATATGGGCCGATTGCCGTGGGATATCGGCAGACCCCAGCCGGTGCTGGTCGAGTTCGAGCAGGCGGGCGGCGTCAATGGGCAGGTGCTCGACATCGGGTGTGGGCCGGGAGATAACGCCATCTATCTGGCGGGCCTGGGCTATCAGGTGGCCGGATTGGACGCCGCGCCCACTGCCATCGAGGAGGCGCGCGCTCGCGCCGCGGCACGCGGTGCGGCCGTACCGTTCTCCATCGCCGACGCCACCCGACTCGACGGATATGACGATCGCTTCGACACCGTCATCAGCAGCGCCCTGTTCCACTGCCTCGCGCCCGAGCAGCGCCGCGATCACGTCGCCGCATTGCACCGCGTGATGCGTCCCGGTGCCCGGCTCTTGCAGTGCTGTTTCGCCGATACCGACCACAGTGCGGCCTACGCCCCATACGCGATCGGCGAAGACGAACTGCGCACTTGCTTCGCCGCACCCGGATGGTCGCTGAACGCGCTGCGGATCGACCGGATGGTGACGATCACTCCACCGCCGCCGGTGCGAAAGATCTTGGCGGAGCGCGGATTCGAACCCGAGTCCGCTGCGACGGGCGCGCTGTTGCTGCCGATCTGGGTGCTGCAGGCCCAGCGCGTCTGATCGCGGCCGAGCACGCGGACCGATCGGATTCGAAAGTCATTCGGTCCGCGAGCAATACGGCGAAGGTGAGCGCACGCGCCCGGCCGCATCGGAGCGGTAGGCTTCGTCAGATGGTGCCTGTCTCCCATGTGGCCGCTTTCGCCGTCGCGGCGCTGCAATGGGAGACGCCGGACGCCGATTCGCGCCGTATGTTCCGCCAAGGCGTGGTCGTCGGCGCGACGAACCCTAAGACGATCGTCTTCTTCGCCGCCGTACTGCCCCAGTTCGCCGAGCCGTCGGCGGGCGCGCTGCCGTTGCAACTGCTGACCCTCGGCGCAATCGCCCTTTGCATCCAGATCCTCTCGGACGGAACGTGGGCCATGATCGCGGGCACCGCACGAGCCTGGTTCGTCCGCTCACCCCACCGTCTCGAATCCGTCGGCGCGACCGGCGGTTTGATGATCATCGGCGTCGGCGCGAGCGTCGCCCTGAGCGGCACCAACTGACCGCTCGGCAAGCTATGCGCGATTGGTGGTGTTCCAGAACCCGATCCAGAGCGCACCCCACCAGCAGGCTTGGGAGATCAGCAACGTCAGTGCGCCGCGGACGATCAGCGCGCGGTCGAGGACGCCACCTCGGGCCGCGACGCGGTCGGTGAACGCCGAGGCCTGGAGTCCGTTCAGCGTCAGGACAACGACCAGGGCCATCTTCGTTTGCGTGGTGTGGTTGGCGATATTCGGCTCCAACAGCACGCCGCTGGCGACCAGGCCGATGACACCGAGCCAGATCGGCAGTTGTAAACGATCGGCGACGGTCAGCATCTCGTGCAACGGCGTGCGCCCCAGCACCCAGGCGACAGCGAAATAGTCCACGGCCAGCACCGCGCCGAAACCGAGGACCAGTGACGTGAGATGGATGAGCAATGCCGCGTGATGCAACCCCGGCGTGCAATGCAATTGGGTCGACAGCCAGATCGCCGTGCCGAGCCCGGCGCACGTCGCCGCAGTCCGGACCGCGAATCCGCGCCGGGTCTGCGCTGTTGCGCCCACGAACGCCGTCATGGGCGCTGCCCGAAGTCGCGGCCTTGCATTGTCGATCCTCACTCACACACGCCGCCCGACCATATTGAGGTTAGGCAGACCTAATACTAGTGTGTCCGATTTCGGTCGAGATCAACAGGGGCTTTCGGCGGTTATCGGCGCGCCGCGGCCGTGTACTCCTGTTCCGGGCGGCCGGTGGTGCCGTAGCGCAGGCGCATCTGGACGGTGCCCGCGGCGACGAGGGTGGCCAGGTAGCGCTGGGCGGTGGCGCGGGAGATGCCGATGGCGGTGGCCACCTCGGCGGCCGACAAAGGTGCGGTGGCTTCGAGGATGGTGTGCAGGACAAGGTCTTTGGTGGGGGAGGCGATGACACTGGCCGCGGCGGCGGGGGCGGAGGTCGGGCGCAGCGCCTGGAGGGCGGCTTCGATGCCCGCGTTATCGATCTGGGGTGCGGTCAGGGTGCGGCGGTAGCGGGCATATCCGGCGAGGCGGGCGGCCAGCATCGTGTGCGGGAAGGGTTTCACGAGGTAGGCGAGCGCGCCCGCGGCGAATGCCGATCGAACCGTGGCGCTTTCGGTGGCCGCGGACAGCACCATGGCGTCGCAGTGCAGTTCACGGACGAGGTCGACGCCGGAACCGTCGGGCAGGTAGACATCGACCAGCGCCAGGTCGATCACGTTGGCGGCGTTGAGTTCCCGCGCGGCGGCCAGGGTATTGGCGGTGCCCGCGATCGTGAAACCCGCAATGGATTCGACGATTCCGGCGTGCAGGTTGGCCACCCGGAAGTCGTCGTCGACCACCAGCACGGTCAGATCTGTTGCGGCCATGGCATCTCGCTGTCTACCAGTACTCCGGGGATTCGGGCGATGAATTCGGCACCGGTCAGTGGCGGCGATCCGCTACGCGCGCTGGCGAGGTGAACATCGCCGCCGTGTGCGCGAGCGATCTGCCGGATCAGCGCGAGGCCGACACCGCGCCCGCCGGGCACGCCGCGGTCCTCGCGGGTCGAGGTGCCCTCGGTGAACAGCGTGTCGATCATCTCGGGTACGACTCCGTCACCGCTGTCCGCCACCGCGATGTGCAGCGTCGAATCCTCCTGCACCAGTTCGACTTCCACCTGCTTGGTGGAATTGTCGGAGACCCGCGCCGCCTCGATGGCATTGTCGAGCAGATTGCCGAGCACCGTGGTGACATCGACGGGTTCGGCGAGATTGCCGTCCACCCAGGTATTGGGTCCGAGCACGAGTTCCACGCCGCTCTCCCGCGAATGCGCCGCCTTCGCCGCGAGGAACGCCTGCAGATACGCATCGTGGATCGCGTCGATCCCGGGCGTCGCCGCGCCGAGTGGTCCCGCGCCGATCAGCTCATCGATCACATGGGACGCCTCTTCCGTGCGTCCACCGTGTAGCAGCCCGCTGAGTAGGTGCATCTTATTGGAAAATTCGTGGCGCTGGGCGCGCAGCACGGTGCTCATCGACTGCACGGCGTCGAGTTGGCGGGTCAGCGCCTCCACATCGGTGCGATCGCGCACAGTGAGCACCGCGCCGAGATCGCGACCGTCGCGGGTGACCGGCCGGGCCGCGACCACCACGATATGCGAGCCGATGGTGGCGGGTGTCGGTTGTTCGTCGAGCGCACGGAAAACCTCCAACACCCGTGGCGTCAAACCGATCTCGTCGACCGGCCTGCCGATATCCGCGCTGATCCCCAGCAGCCGCCGCGCCTCATCATTGACAAACGTTGTGTGCCAAGAGGAATCGACGGCGAGCACACCACGGCCGATGCCGTGCAGCACTGCGGCCTGACCTTGGACGAGTTCGGCCAGTTCGGCGGGCTCGAGTCCGAGCGTCAACCCGCGCCAGCGGCGCGCCAGTAGCGCCGATCCGGCGATGCCGACCAACAGTGCCGCGGCGATCAACAGCGCGGCGGTCTGCAGATCGGAGAGCAACTGCCCGCGAATCGCGGTCGTGGAGATGCCGACGCTCACCGCGCCCACAATCTGTTCCGAATAGGGTTGCACGACAGGAACTTTCGCACGTACCGAGGGGCCGAGTGTGCCGAGCTCCTCGACGATCACCTCCCGGCCCGCCAGCGCCCCCGACGGATCCGTGCTCACATGCTCGGTCAGCCGCGCCGCATCCGGGTGCGCCAGCCGGATCCCCACATCGTCGGTGATCACCACGAACAACGCCCCGGTGCGCTGTGTCGTATCGATCGCGATCCGTTCCAGCGGCCCGGCGGCGAGCTGATCGTGCTGCTCGGGTGTCACCGTGCCCGGCGCGTACCGAGCGACCTCCTCGCGCACCACCGGATCGGCCGCGATGGTCCGCGCGATGGCCAGCGCACGCTGCCCGTACTGATCGTTGAGCCGTCGATCGCTGACATAGCCGAATACCGCGAACGCGACGCCGAGGGCCAGCGTGATGATCACGATCTGCAGCAACAGCACTTGGGTACGCAGCCGGAGGTGTCCGGTCGCGCCTCGTCGTGCTGTGCCCACTCTGGCCATTTCCGCAGCATAAACCACTTGGATACCTGTGAGCAGAATGCGCACAACCTTCGAATCGGCGCTTTGCGCCTCTTGTGCGCACAACCCTCGAAGTGTGACCCGGCCCACGTAGGTTCGCTCTACCTGATCCGCTAGGAGCAAGAAAAATGACCGAACCACTCATCGAGCTGCGGAGCGCGACGAAGCGCTTCCCCGGCTCGGGCGGCGGCATTCACACCGCCGTCCGCAATCTCGACCTCGCGGTCCAGCCCGGCGAATTCGTCGCCGTGGTCGGCCCTACGGGCTGCGGAAAATCAACCACCCTGTCGTTGGTCTCCGGGCTGGAACCGGCCTCGGCCGGCCGGACGCTGGTGCGCGGCAAGGATGTCGACGGCATCCCCGACGGCATCGGTTACATGTTCCAGCAGGACGCGGTGCTGCCGTGGAAGAGCGTGATCGATAACGTCGCCTTCGGCCCGCGCCTGCGCGGCGCGTCCAAGGCCGATGCCCGCGAGCAGGCCCACGGCTGGGTGCGC is part of the Nocardia sp. NBC_00565 genome and encodes:
- a CDS encoding M50 family metallopeptidase, with amino-acid sequence MHTAEFVERGASIADRLTTTQAAPPWWLVVATGVAALILVGYSPLWRITRNVVTIAHEGGHALFALLTGRRLNSITLHSDTSGLTVSSGKPYGLGMILTAMAGYPSPPLLGLVFAALLGANRITLMLWTAIVLLAAVLIKVRNFYGLLTVFGLGAIVFAVSWFGTDTVQAGFAYLGAWFLLLAGTRPVVELQRGRARRSRMPQGADSDADQLARLTHLPALLWVLVFGAIAVAALVGGALLLSEAAGVCIPNVSEATCTTPALVTK
- a CDS encoding Gfo/Idh/MocA family protein gives rise to the protein MSSLQVAIVGYGLAGSVFHAPLIAAQPRMRVATVVTASAERAEQARREHPGVRVVASADELFADIAAIDLVVIATPNRTHAPLARQALDAGLPVVVDKPFTVNAAEGEDLIARAEQAGVALSVFQNRRWDGDFRTVRQLISDGRLGEVRRFESRFERWRPVPKGGWREIGSVDEGAGLLFDLGSHLIDQAVTLFGPVHSVYGELDRRRPGIQTDDDAFVALTHTCGVRSHLWMSAVTPQLGPRLRVLGSEAGYVTYGLDPQEDALRAGRRPDDGDGPWGTVESERWGLLGAEPEIGPFPTLAGDYPAFYSAMAAAILDGAPVPVDPRDAVTTLRLLDAARRSAALGEIVTV
- a CDS encoding class I SAM-dependent methyltransferase; the encoded protein is MTESDAVTQFDPAKIDFEQAYQDKTLIEGVDMGRLPWDIGRPQPVLVEFEQAGGVNGQVLDIGCGPGDNAIYLAGLGYQVAGLDAAPTAIEEARARAAARGAAVPFSIADATRLDGYDDRFDTVISSALFHCLAPEQRRDHVAALHRVMRPGARLLQCCFADTDHSAAYAPYAIGEDELRTCFAAPGWSLNALRIDRMVTITPPPPVRKILAERGFEPESAATGALLLPIWVLQAQRV
- a CDS encoding response regulator, giving the protein MAATDLTVLVVDDDFRVANLHAGIVESIAGFTIAGTANTLAAARELNAANVIDLALVDVYLPDGSGVDLVRELHCDAMVLSAATESATVRSAFAAGALAYLVKPFPHTMLAARLAGYARYRRTLTAPQIDNAGIEAALQALRPTSAPAAAASVIASPTKDLVLHTILEATAPLSAAEVATAIGISRATAQRYLATLVAAGTVQMRLRYGTTGRPEQEYTAAARR
- a CDS encoding sensor histidine kinase, which translates into the protein MARVGTARRGATGHLRLRTQVLLLQIVIITLALGVAFAVFGYVSDRRLNDQYGQRALAIARTIAADPVVREEVARYAPGTVTPEQHDQLAAGPLERIAIDTTQRTGALFVVITDDVGIRLAHPDAARLTEHVSTDPSGALAGREVIVEELGTLGPSVRAKVPVVQPYSEQIVGAVSVGISTTAIRGQLLSDLQTAALLIAAALLVGIAGSALLARRWRGLTLGLEPAELAELVQGQAAVLHGIGRGVLAVDSSWHTTFVNDEARRLLGISADIGRPVDEIGLTPRVLEVFRALDEQPTPATIGSHIVVVAARPVTRDGRDLGAVLTVRDRTDVEALTRQLDAVQSMSTVLRAQRHEFSNKMHLLSGLLHGGRTEEASHVIDELIGAGPLGAATPGIDAIHDAYLQAFLAAKAAHSRESGVELVLGPNTWVDGNLAEPVDVTTVLGNLLDNAIEAARVSDNSTKQVEVELVQEDSTLHIAVADSGDGVVPEMIDTLFTEGTSTREDRGVPGGRGVGLALIRQIARAHGGDVHLASARSGSPPLTGAEFIARIPGVLVDSEMPWPQQI